Genomic window (Candidatus Nitrosocosmicus franklandus):
CAGTATCATGTCTTATCAAGTGCGAATCTTGCATTGGTTTGTCTAATACCGTTTTAATTAATCCAATATTTGCAGATAGGAACTTTGCCATGTCGCTTGTCGTAGAAAATATCGCCCCGCCTCCCTCAATAGGAGCTGAAAGGTTCCAAGATGGAATCTCTTGACCTTTGTAATGTCCTATGGCTAAACGTTTCTTGTCTTGTTCAGAGAGATTGATCCCAGTACTGTTCATTCCCAATACGTCCAGAATTCTTTTTTGTAATAGTTCTTCATATGATGACATATTTGACTTTAGTACCAATATGTGACCAAGCAATCCCGACCCAAATGTAGAGTAGTGAAACTGAGAACCCGGTTCTCCAAGTAAGGATGTGTTAGATAATGCCTGATAGAATTGTTCTAAGGTGTAATCCTTAGTACAGTCAATAAGGCCTAATCGGAATTGGATGGAGTCTTGAACAGATGCTCTCGATGGGTCATATTGAGGACAATAGTTGTAAGGCCACTCAGGTAGACCAGAGGTATGAGTTGCCAAATTCTCAAGTGTAATCTTGTGTCCTTTATATTGCGGAACAGTAACATTCGACGGAAGATAATTCTCAATGGGGTCGTCCAAATTGACAAGACCCTTGTAGACCATATCTGCAAGGAGGAGTGCAGTAAATACCTTAGTATTGGAACCAATTGCAAATATAGTATTTTGGTCTATTTTGGTATTGCTGCTTTTATTTGATAATTGACCATAACCGTAGAATTGAGTTCCATTTTTATCTACAAGACCTATGGCAATTGCTGCGTTGGTTTTATTGTTGTCTATGCGCTCTCTCAGAAGCTCTTTTATCTGATTGGTTATTTTAAATCCATCATCTTCTAATACAAAATTATCTGACGAAACTTGTTGCTGCTGAGGTTGTTGTGAGGTGGATAATATAGAAGATAAATTAGAACTCGAATTGAAGCCATTTACATAGGACTCAATAGGGTTAACTCCAATTGTTACCATCAATACAAGTGACAACAATAATGAGGATATTTTTCTTACTCGATAAATTGATAACATCTGAAACAATGACCATAACTTTTGGACATAAATATTTGTTTTGTTCTCTATTGTTTTATCATTATTTTATATGATGAATCATAATTGGACAAGTTATTGACTTGGATCTAAAAAGATGTCTAATTCGTGTGAATCAAGCGCTTATAGATTATTAAAGTTCTGCAGCATGCTCAATATATGATAATAATAATGAATGATCCTGAGGGCAAAAATAATAATGAACGTTCTAGGAATAGGTATACCATTAGAAGAAAGGTGTCTAAGAAAAATACAATACTTTTGATCGAGTTCTTTAATACTTTTTCTCCAAAGTTGTTTCTATCAGAAAAGCTATCCCTTAGATAACAATAAGGGGTATATTAGGCAAAATAACCGTAATTATGTTTTTTGGGCAGTCGTAAATTCAACCATAAGATGCATCCGTCAGCATGGAAAAACATGGGATCATATCTTTACATATACGAGAGTCGACCTGCGAGATGAAAGACCCTAAAATACATCCTGGACATGTGAATAAAGGATTAGAATCTAGTAAAGTACAAATATTGTTTAGCATACAGAGATATTTCGATGGATTGAGAAGCATTTCTTTAATTAATGAATGTAAAACCCGAGCAAAGATTATCTTGTTTACCAATTCTTTTTGTAGAAAATTTTGAGTTAGATAAAATTTCATATAAATACAACTTCTCTGTAATAGACTGTGGGTACCTGAGAGAAAGCAACATATAACTACTGCATTTGGGATACTAATTTGTATTTGATAGATTTTGATTTCAACCTCTCACAAAATGCTCAGAAAGTTTCGCTATCATTTTTTAATGAAACCAATAATGATTATATTAAACCTGATGTCGATCAGGATCATTAATTAATATCATTTTCTAATGGTGTACATCTTGTCTATGTCTGATGAGCTAAAAAAGAACACACAATTTATATTGTCTCATTTTAGTGGTCAAGAGTTTGTGTTTCCAAGGTCAATTATGACTGCAAAAACCAATGGTCAGGTGTTTGTAGACTCAGAGGAGGAGATGCTAGAGTATTTTGTTAAAGCTGATTTTGTTGATTGTAGAATTAATGGCTATCCTTTCCATCATCATAATGAGAGTAGAAATCTATACCCTAGTTTCATTTTCATAGATTTGGATCTATCCTTATGTTCTACTTGCAAGTATCCTATAAGAAAACTAGATTATATCCTAAAACAGACGCTAAATAAAATAAAAGATGAAATCAATGGTATCCCTACCGTTCTCTGGACTGGTGGTGGCTATCACATTTATCAACCCATAAAGATGGTCGCCAAGAACGACGAAAGACTTCCTTTGGAGGATTTTAAAGAGTTTGAGGATTTTAAATATATTACAAGATCTGACTTGACCACAGATTTTATAAGATTTGCAGGAAAATATCTTACTAGCCAAAAAGGCGATCCAAAACATAATCCTTCAATTTATTCTTGCTTAATTAGAATACCAGGGACTATTAACTCAAAATATGGAAACAAAGTGGATATAATTCAGAAATGGAATGGGACCGAAGTTATAGCAAGTCCGATTTTATTACCTTTCTTAGATCATTTAATTCAAATAAAGATAGAATCAGAGGAATCAAAGAAGCGAAACAGTATCACAAATTCTAAATCTAATGATAATAACAATATCGCTTGGATCGAAAGATTATTGAAAACTCCAATCGCAGACCATAGGTACTTTTGTCTTTGGCATATCTTGATACCGTATCTGCTAAATATCAAAAAATTACCAGAAGATCAAGTAATATTGATAATTACTAGATGGTTAGATGAATGTAATAAGCTAAACAAAATTCGGTGGAAGTACCCTCAAAGAATTAAAGAACAGTTGAGGTACGACAAAGGGTATCCTCCTATTAGTATTGAAAATCTGAAGAAAGAGAATTTTGAACTCTATACATTACTGCAAAAATAGATGACTATATCTTCTAGAAATTTCAGAGCCTTTGCTTTCTAATGCTATGGTTTGATAATTAAACAAACTAATAATATATACATTCTTGCTAATCATACCATGATATTACCTTAATATGGCAAATCCAATTTGACATTTCTTTATAGATGTTATGAATAATAAAGGACACCAAAAAGTACATGCAGATCTTTATCGATAGTGTGCTTCGGACATTTGGAGAGTAGAAAAGTAGGTAACTTTTAATGATGAAATTCGTTGGTTGTTACGTAGATCATTGTATCAAAATGAAGTAACCTATAATATCACATTTTTGAGGCATAATTATCTTTACATTCTATCGTCACCTAAGAGTAATACTAAAATGATTTTTTCAAAAGTTAGATACAATCGGCATAACCTATAGAATAAGTTTAAGGAATTTTGCTAAATGGGTAAGTACGAGGGGTATAAACCGTTATGCTTACAACCTAGGTCGTCTTCCATCTGTCGTAGAACAAGAAGTGAATTTATTAAAGTCATTGCATAAATCTAGTATATAGCATCATGAGATGTCATGTTTATAATACCTTAGAATAATATGGTCTGCATTAAAACATACGAAGTAATGGTATTAATTCATAATCATTAAAGTCGATTTTCGTGATAAACAATTTTGAATGATGAGATCGAGTCTACTGTAGTAGATCTATCGGTGATAAGGAAGAGAGTGATAAAGCTAGTTATAAACATATTTATGATCTTAATAAGTGAATATTCCTCAAATATAAACGTAACATACAATTGGTAACTCATATTTCTTAAAAGAATCGGGTCCTGCAAGAGGGGTGACTTGGGAGGGTGGGGGAAGTGCCAGAGATGCAAGACCCGAAGTCAACTTTTAGGGAGCTAAAGTTAACCTTACTTTTCGTTATGAATTTATAAACTAGACGTATCCATTGATATATTTCACCATGGCTACTCCTTAGTTCCAAACAACTATTATGCGAATTAATTTTGTGTATTTGATAAAGGAATACTTTCAAGTTTAATTTGGCTTTTTGATAAATATTCTAATGGAGTAAAGTTTTCATTGACGCATAAATGGTAAATCTAAATAGAACTTGTCACTAATTACAATACCTCACCATTATAGTAAAGTATTTGACTAACTTTACTTTACTTTATCGATACATTGAGATCAACAAAGAATAAGAACAAAATAATTGTTATAGGCATTGCAATTATTGTAGCTATTGTTTTTATTGTAAGTCTTTTGCCGTAGGTGTTCTACTTGAGGATCGAGCATAAAACTTGTTTAATTATTTAGTTAACAAAATCCATACTAGGGACCTAAATCTGAACTTCTCCTTCTGTGCCCGATCTATATTTGTGATAGTTCTTATTAGATAAAAAGAATAAGTCAACAGAATAGTAAAAGAAATGGGTTCTGTAATGACTTCTATAGCATTGTAGCAGTAATCCCTAATTCAAAGATCAAAAAAACATGTTCCATTAATAAATCATTGACTAAATATTGATATTTTAATGAGGGTCAGTTCAAAATAAGACAAGTGTGTGATAAAGGATTATTCAAGAGTTTGAGATTTTATTGTATTGCTTGCAATATCTGTTGTTCAGTAACTTAATGTAACTGGTTAGTATGATGTAGGAAAAGGCGTATTATCCATACTCGAAAATTCCTATCCTGATCAAGCGAACCCTGTGATTTCACTAATACCTATTAGCCCTGTTAATACTCCAGATCCATCGTCCCAATCATATTAAGGGATTTTGGGCTCAAATAACAACATTCACATCTAGGGTCAGGAAAATTTAGAAGATATTGGATGTAGTAGTCTCTGCTATTTATGGTCAAATGTATTCAAATTCTCCAAATTCTCCGCGAACAGTTTACTCATCAGGATAGCAGCGTGATATCAGGATCTAAACTATTTTCATTCACTTTAAGTCTTCTTTAGTATTATATCGATGGAGGGGGTTGCTGATATAGGTTTTCAAGATGGATTCAAACTATTCCCACAGGAGTAATCCATGAATTCGATTTAGAGGTTCAGTAAGTCGGATTTGCAGCAAGAATATCTTAATGATAGTTGGTGAGGCTTGACCTAATGCAATTGAAAAATTGATGTAATCCTTCTTTGCATAACTATCTTGTAATTTATTGATTAATCTATATTCATATTTGGCAGATATGACCAGACAAGAGACAATTGGTGAAATTAATTAAAGTCGAACAGTGTATTTATTGGAAATTTATATTATCCTCGAGTTAATTCTAACTGCATAAACAAACAAATATCAAGTCTCTTAATACGTTAAATTATACATTATGTGTAGGAAAAAACATGAATCTATGAGTCCGAAATATTCATTAGTTTCAAAAATCCCTTCTGAAAGGGGAAAGAAAGAGCATACTTTCATCCCAAGAAGAACAAGTTAGAAAATCATGCTTTTTGAGCAAGTAGACTTGTCATAGATATTATGAGGATTACCGATTGGAATACGTAGTACTAACTACCCGTTTGGGGATGCAAACTCTAGCATAGACCATTATTACAATCATAAAACCCAGAGGAAAATCAAACGGATATACTGTGGTACGGTAAGAATTGGGTATTTGAAATTTTGATCATTTATAAATGTTTCGTGGTATAGATCGGCTCTGTTCATTTAGCGTCAAGTCTATAGCTTGAAGATGTCCTATCTCTTTT
Coding sequences:
- a CDS encoding serine hydrolase domain-containing protein, encoding MLSIYRVRKISSLLLSLVLMVTIGVNPIESYVNGFNSSSNLSSILSTSQQPQQQQVSSDNFVLEDDGFKITNQIKELLRERIDNNKTNAAIAIGLVDKNGTQFYGYGQLSNKSSNTKIDQNTIFAIGSNTKVFTALLLADMVYKGLVNLDDPIENYLPSNVTVPQYKGHKITLENLATHTSGLPEWPYNYCPQYDPSRASVQDSIQFRLGLIDCTKDYTLEQFYQALSNTSLLGEPGSQFHYSTFGSGLLGHILVLKSNMSSYEELLQKRILDVLGMNSTGINLSEQDKKRLAIGHYKGQEIPSWNLSAPIEGGGAIFSTTSDMAKFLSANIGLIKTVLDKPMQDSHLIRHDTGQLLPNNLQTSEAAELGYYVGLGWIVTTNFGHEIIWHNGATASGYNAFMGFNPTTERAVVILTSDDITSNNISNIVFNDKDMLSNMVMDLLTNN
- the priX gene encoding DNA primase noncatalytic subunit PriX → MSDELKKNTQFILSHFSGQEFVFPRSIMTAKTNGQVFVDSEEEMLEYFVKADFVDCRINGYPFHHHNESRNLYPSFIFIDLDLSLCSTCKYPIRKLDYILKQTLNKIKDEINGIPTVLWTGGGYHIYQPIKMVAKNDERLPLEDFKEFEDFKYITRSDLTTDFIRFAGKYLTSQKGDPKHNPSIYSCLIRIPGTINSKYGNKVDIIQKWNGTEVIASPILLPFLDHLIQIKIESEESKKRNSITNSKSNDNNNIAWIERLLKTPIADHRYFCLWHILIPYLLNIKKLPEDQVILIITRWLDECNKLNKIRWKYPQRIKEQLRYDKGYPPISIENLKKENFELYTLLQK